GGCATCGCCCTGGTCGGCTTCTACTGCTTCCCGCTGGCCCCGCCGCGCCTGATGACCAACGGCGGCTTCGTGGACACCGTCACCCTCCACCAGACCTGGGGCTCGCTGGCCTCCGGCGCCGGCGCGCACGTCTCCAACCAGTTCGCCGCCATGCCGTCGATGCACATCGGCTGGTCCACCTGGTGCGGCCTGACCATCTTCTTCCTGGCCCGCCGCCCCTGGATCCGCGCCCTCGGCCTGGCCTACCCGCTGGTCACCCTCAGCGTGATCGTCTCCACCGCCAACCACTTCTGGCTGGACGCCGTCGGCGGCCTGATCTGCCTGGCCGTGGGCTTCGTCGCCGCCCGCGCGGTCTACCACACCTGGGCCTACCGGCTCCCCCGGCACCCGGACGACGCCCGGGACGAGCAGCTGACCGTCCCGGCCCAGTGGGACACCAAGGTCACGGCCTGAGGCCTCACGCCTCGGCGCCGTAGAACAGCCGCTCCACCGCACGGCGGGCGCGCCGCGTCGTCCGGCGGTACTCGTCCAGCAGCTCGCCGGAGTGCCCCACGCCGTAGCCCAGGTAGCGGGCCACCCCGGCGAGTTCGCGCGCGTCGCCCGGGAACGAGTCCCCGGCCCGGCCGCGGACCAGCATGACCGCGGCCCGCACCCGGGAGGCCAGCACCCACGCGGCGTCGAGCACCTCCGCGTCCTCCCGGTCCACCAGCCCGGCCGCCGCCGCGGCGGCCAGCGCGGCCCTGGTCCGGGTGGTGCGCAGCTCCGGCACCTCGTGGCCGTGCTGGAGCTGCAGCAGCTGGACCGTCCACTCGACGTCGGCGAGGCCGCCCCGGCCGATCTTGGTGTGGGTGGTGGGATCGGCCCCGCGCGGCAGCCGCTCCGCCTCGATCCTCGCCTTGATCCGGCGGATCTCGATCAGGTCCCGCTCGGAGACCCCCGTCCCGGGGAAGCGCAGCGGGTCGATCAGCAGCCGGAACCGCTCCCCCAGCTCCGCGTCGCCGACCATCGGCTCCGCCCGCAGCAGCGCCTGGCTCTCCCAGGCGTGCGACCACCGCGCGTAGTACGCGGCGTAGGAGCTGAGGGTCCGCACCAGCCGACCCTGCCGGCCCTCCGGGCGGAGGTCCGCGTCGACCAGCAGCGGGGGCTCCACCGAGGGCGCGGCCAGCAGCGTCCGCAGCTCGTGGATCACCGCCTGCGCGGCCTTCGCGGCGTCCTCGTCGAGCACCCCGAGCCGGGGCTCGTGGACGAACAGCACGTCCGCGTCCGAGCCGTAGCCCAGCTCGTGGCCGCCGAACCGGCCCATCCCGATGATCGAGATCCGGGTGGGCAGCTCGCCGTTGCGGGCCTCCCAGCCGTTGACCGCGGCGCGCAGCGCGCCCTGCAGGGTGGCGGCCGTGATCGAGGTCAGCGCCTCGCCCGCCACGTCCAGCGCCGCCGGGTCGTCCGCGCCGAGGCGCCCGAGCAGGTCGGCGGCCGCCGTGCGGAACAGCTCCCGCCGCCGCACGGCGCGCACGGCCGCCACCCCCGCGGCCGGATCGGCCGCCCGGCCGACGGCGGCCAGGATCTCCGCCTCCAGCGCCGGCCGGCCGCGCGGGGCGAGCCCGTTCGGGTCGCCGAGCATCGCGACCGCCTCCGGGGCGCGCAGCAGCAGGTCGGGCGCGAGCCGCCCGGCGGACAGCACCCGGGCCAGCTGCTCGGCGGCGGCGCCCTCGTCCCGCAGCAGGCGCAGGTACCAGGGGGTGCGGCCGAGCGCGTCGGAGACCTGGCGGAAGTTCAGCAGGCCGGCGTCCGGGTCGGCGGAGTCGGCGAACCAGCCGAGCAGCACCGGCAGCAGGGTGCGCTGGATCGCGGCCTTCCGGCTGACCCCCGAGGCCAGCGCCGAGATGTGCCGCAGCGCGGCGGCCGGATCGGCGTAGCCGAGCGCGGCCAGCCGCTGCTTGGCGGCCTCGGTGGACAGCCCCGCCGCGCCGGCCCGGGTGACCCTCAGCTCGGCCACCGGCAGTTCCGCGACGGCGTCCAGCAGCGGGCGGTAGAACAGTCGCTCGTGCAGCCGCCGCACCTCGACGGCGTGCCGCTTCCACTCCCGTTGCAGCGCGGCCACCGGGTCGGCCCGGCCGGTCTCCCCGACGAACGCGGCGTCGTTGATCAGCGGGGTCATGGTGCGGGCCAGCCGGCGCAGGTCCGCGGGATCGGTGGGCATCAGGTGGGTGCGGCGCAGCCGTTGCAGCTGGATGCGGTGCTCCAGCGACCGCAGGAAGCGGTACGCGCCGTCCAGCGAGGCCGCGTCGGCCCGCCCGACGTACCCGCCCGCGCTCAGCGCCGCCAGCGCCTCCAGGGTGTTGCCGCTGCGCAGCGACTCGTCGGTGCGCCCGTGCACCAGCTGCAGCAGCTGCACCGAGAACTCCACGTCGCGCAGCCCGCCCGGGCCGAGCTTCAGCTGCCGGTCGACCTCGCCCGCCGGGATCGCGTCGATCACCCGGCGGCGCATCTGCTGCACGTCGGTGACGAAGTTCTCCCGGGCGGCGGCCTGCCACACCATCGGGGCGATCGCCTCGGCGTAGGCGCGGCCGAGCTCGGCGTCGCCGGCCACCGGGCGGGCCTTCAGCAGCGCCTGGAACTCCCAGGTCTTGGCCCAGCGCTGGTAGTACGCGAGGTGGCTGGCGAGGGTGCGCACCAGCGGCCCGTTGCGGCCCTCGGGGCGCAGGTTGGCGTCGACCGGCCAGATGGTGCCCTCGCCGGTGGTGTCGGAGCACAGCCGCATGGTGGCCGCGGCCAGCCGGGTGGCGGCCTGCATGGCGCGCTGCTCCTCGACGCCCTCGCGCGGCTCCGCGACGAAGACCACGTCCACGTCGGAGACGTAGTTGAGCTCGCGCCCGCCGCACTTGCCCATGCCGATGACCGCCAGCCGGCAGGCCGCGGCCGCCGCCGGGTCCTGCTCGGCGGCCAGCTCGAGCGCGGTCTGCAGGGTGGCCCCGGCCAGGTCGGCCAGTTCGGCCGCGGCCTGCGGCAGGTCGGTGGTGCCGGACAGGTCGCGGGCGGCGATCGCCAGCAGGCAGCGCCGGTACGCGGCCCGCAGCGCGTCCGCCTTGTTGCCCGTCGCGGAGTCCACCCGGCGGGCCAGCTCGCTCAGGAACTCGCCCCGGCCCGGGTGGATGTCGCGCAGTTCGAAGGTGACCAGGGCGTGCCAGTCCCGGGGGTGCCGCGCCAGGTGGTCGGCGAGCGCGGTGGACGCGCCCAGCACCCCCAGCAGGCGGTCCCGCAGCGGCTTCGAGGTGGTGAGGGTGTCGCGCAGGGTGTGCCGCTCGTGCGGATCGAGCGCCTCCAGCAGCCGGGCCAGCCCGAACAGCGCCTGGTCGGGGTCGGCGGCCGCCCCCAGCGCGTCCAGCAGCACCGGGTCGCTCGCGAGCCCGTGCAGCGCGGGCTCGGCCAGCAGCCGCACCGCCTGGTCCGGATCGGAGAACCCCCGCCGCACCAGTCGGGTCTCCAGCCGGCTGACCCGGCTGCCGGCCCGTTCCTCGTTCGTCATCGCCTCGCCCCTCCACCGCGACCTGGACCCGCTGGGGTGTGCGAGTCGGGCCCGGAAACCCAGCCTACGGTCGCCGGGCGCCCTCCTGCCGCCGCGGACCTGGGCCGTCGTCAGGTTCCGGCGGCCGCCGGGTCGACCCGTTCCGGGAGCCGGCCCACCAGGTGCCACAGCACCGCGGCGACCAGCACGGATCCGGTGGCCGCGGCTCCGGTCAGGGTCAGGTCCGGCCGGTGCCGGAGCGCGCCGAGCAGCGACCCGAGCCCGCCCGCCCCGCCGCCGATCGCGGTGAGCACCAGTCTGCGCCGGTCCGACATCCGGGTGATGACGGTCCGTCGGCCCTGCCGTCCGGTCCAGGAGGTCAGGTGTCTGCCCAGCACCCATTCGCGGAACATCACCCACAGCGACAGCAGCGCCCCCAGCGTGCCCACCAGCAGGTAGGCCGGGTAGTTCACCAGCGTCCGCCGGATCCCGATCTGCAGGCTGGCCGTGCCGAGGGTGATCACGCCCATGACCAGGAACCACCAGCCCATCCAGCGGAAGGTGTCGAATTCCGCGAATCCGGTGGCCAGGTGGTAAAGCAGCGAGACATATCCGCTGGCGAGCAGTGCGCTGTCCACGAGCATCGCGCCGAACACCCGGGTGAATCCCCAGCTGCGGAAGAACAGCCCGCGGTGTTTGTACAGGGCCTGGGCCCAGCCGGCCGCCCAGCGGTGGGTCTGCCGCCAGTAGACCCGCCAGCTGCCCGGGTCCCGGACGCAGACGTACGCGCCCGGCACGAAGCCCGCCCGCAGGCCGGAGCGGTTCATCTTCAGGGCCAGTTCGACGTCCTCGCAGAGGCTGTCGGTGGACCACCCGTCGACCGACCGGACCGCGTCGGTGCGGTAGACCCCGGCGCAGCCGGAGAGCACCGCCACCCAGCCGTGCCAGGACTCCACCGTCCGCGACATCCGGTGGGCGGCCGCCCACTCGATGGTCCGCGAGCGCTGGAACACCCCCTTCACGCTGTGCGGCGTGACGGACATGCAGACGCCGCCGAAGCCCTTCTCCCCCATCCTGACCAGGCACGTCTCCAGCACGTCGGGGGAGGCGAAGTAGCCGTCGGCGTCGAGCAGGGCCACGTACTCGGTGGTCACCTCCGCGAGGGCGAGGTTCAGCGAGCGCGGCTTGCTCTCCTGGTGGACCTCCAGGACGTCGGCGCCGCACCGCCGGGCGATCCCGGCGGTGTCGTCGGTGCACGCGTCCGCGACGACCAGCACCCGGACCGGCCGGACCGTCTGCGCCAGTGCGGACTCCACCGCGTCAGCGATGAAGTCCGCCTCGTCGTGTGCCGGGATCAGCACGGTGACGGCGTAGGTCACCGGCGCGAGAACCACTTCACGGCCGCGCCGATGGCGGCGGTGGCCCCGCCGGCCGCCAGCAGGGCCAGCGAGGCGACGCCGGTGTGAGCAAGTCCGTACATGGTTTCTCCATTTGACTGGTCCGAGTGCGAATCGTCGGGATTTACCGGC
The DNA window shown above is from Streptomyces sp. TLI_171 and carries:
- a CDS encoding glycosyltransferase family 2 protein, whose protein sequence is MTYAVTVLIPAHDEADFIADAVESALAQTVRPVRVLVVADACTDDTAGIARRCGADVLEVHQESKPRSLNLALAEVTTEYVALLDADGYFASPDVLETCLVRMGEKGFGGVCMSVTPHSVKGVFQRSRTIEWAAAHRMSRTVESWHGWVAVLSGCAGVYRTDAVRSVDGWSTDSLCEDVELALKMNRSGLRAGFVPGAYVCVRDPGSWRVYWRQTHRWAAGWAQALYKHRGLFFRSWGFTRVFGAMLVDSALLASGYVSLLYHLATGFAEFDTFRWMGWWFLVMGVITLGTASLQIGIRRTLVNYPAYLLVGTLGALLSLWVMFREWVLGRHLTSWTGRQGRRTVITRMSDRRRLVLTAIGGGAGGLGSLLGALRHRPDLTLTGAAATGSVLVAAVLWHLVGRLPERVDPAAAGT
- a CDS encoding bifunctional [glutamine synthetase] adenylyltransferase/[glutamine synthetase]-adenylyl-L-tyrosine phosphorylase — its product is MTNEERAGSRVSRLETRLVRRGFSDPDQAVRLLAEPALHGLASDPVLLDALGAAADPDQALFGLARLLEALDPHERHTLRDTLTTSKPLRDRLLGVLGASTALADHLARHPRDWHALVTFELRDIHPGRGEFLSELARRVDSATGNKADALRAAYRRCLLAIAARDLSGTTDLPQAAAELADLAGATLQTALELAAEQDPAAAAACRLAVIGMGKCGGRELNYVSDVDVVFVAEPREGVEEQRAMQAATRLAAATMRLCSDTTGEGTIWPVDANLRPEGRNGPLVRTLASHLAYYQRWAKTWEFQALLKARPVAGDAELGRAYAEAIAPMVWQAAARENFVTDVQQMRRRVIDAIPAGEVDRQLKLGPGGLRDVEFSVQLLQLVHGRTDESLRSGNTLEALAALSAGGYVGRADAASLDGAYRFLRSLEHRIQLQRLRRTHLMPTDPADLRRLARTMTPLINDAAFVGETGRADPVAALQREWKRHAVEVRRLHERLFYRPLLDAVAELPVAELRVTRAGAAGLSTEAAKQRLAALGYADPAAALRHISALASGVSRKAAIQRTLLPVLLGWFADSADPDAGLLNFRQVSDALGRTPWYLRLLRDEGAAAEQLARVLSAGRLAPDLLLRAPEAVAMLGDPNGLAPRGRPALEAEILAAVGRAADPAAGVAAVRAVRRRELFRTAAADLLGRLGADDPAALDVAGEALTSITAATLQGALRAAVNGWEARNGELPTRISIIGMGRFGGHELGYGSDADVLFVHEPRLGVLDEDAAKAAQAVIHELRTLLAAPSVEPPLLVDADLRPEGRQGRLVRTLSSYAAYYARWSHAWESQALLRAEPMVGDAELGERFRLLIDPLRFPGTGVSERDLIEIRRIKARIEAERLPRGADPTTHTKIGRGGLADVEWTVQLLQLQHGHEVPELRTTRTRAALAAAAAAGLVDREDAEVLDAAWVLASRVRAAVMLVRGRAGDSFPGDARELAGVARYLGYGVGHSGELLDEYRRTTRRARRAVERLFYGAEA